The Mangrovibacterium diazotrophicum DNA window GAAGTAAACCAGACACCCGCAGCAGGCGACGGAAAAATCTTCGTCATGCCTTTGGGAGACGCCATCCGCGTTCGTACTGGTGAAACAGGCACAACAATCCTTTGATAAATTGAAAAAGTTATGGTAAAGAAAAAAGATTATACAAACGGACTGCCGGATCCAACACCTTTGATTGAAGACATTCTCGCAAAGTATCCGCGCAAAGTCGCTAAAAAACGCGACAAAGCCATGGTAATCAACGATCCGGAAAAAGATCAGGAAATCCAGGCTAACGTTCGGACTATCCCAGGTATCATTACACAACGCGGTTGTACTTACGCAGGATGTAAAGGGGTAGTATTAGGACCAACACGCGACATCGTTAACATCGTACACGGACCAATCGGTTGTAGCTTCTACGCATGGTTAACTCGTCGTAACCAAACTGCTCCGGCAGAAGGCGAAGGAAACTTCATTCCTTATGCTTTCTCAACTGATATGCAAGACGAAAACATCGTATTCGGTGGTGAAGTAAAATTGAAAGAAGCAATTCGCGAAGCTTTCGAACTGTTCCATCCTCGTGCAATCGGTGTCTTCTCTACTTGTCCTGTAGGTTTGATCGGTGACGACGTTCACGCTGTTTCCCGCGAAATGAAAGCAGAATTAGGAATCAACATCTTTGGTTTCAGCTGCGAAGGTTACCGCGGTGTATCTCAGTCTGCAGGTCACCACATTGCAAACAACCAGGTATTTTCTCACTTGGTAGGTAAAAACGACAAAGAACGTATCGGTAAATTCCAGGTTAACCTGTTGGGTGAATATAACATCGGTGGTGATGCTTTCGAAATCGAAAGACTGTTCGAAGAAGCAGGAATCACTCTGATCTCAACTTTCTCAGGTAACTCAACTACCGAAAGCATGGAATATGCGCACACTGCCGACTTGAACATGGTAATGTGTCACCGTTCAATCAACTACATCGCTGAGATGATGGAAGAGAAATACGGTATTCCTTGGATCAAAGTAAACTTTGTAGGTGCTACTTCAGCTGCCAAATCATTGAAAAAGATCGCTGAATACTTCGACGACGCAGAATTGACTGCAAAAGTTGACGCTATCGTTGAACGCGAAATGGCAAAAGTAGAAGCAGTTCGTTTGGCTGTGAAACCTAAAGTAGAAGGCAAATTAGCGATGATGTTCGTAGGTGGATCTCGTGCTCACCACTACCAGGATCTGTTCGAAGAATTAGGAATCCGCGTAGTATCTGCAGGTTACGAGTTCGCTCACCGCGATGACTACGAAGGACGTAAAGTAATCCCGAATATCAAAATCGACGCTGATACTCGTAACATCGAAGAATTGACTGTAACTAAAACTGAGAACCCAGCTCTTTGGAGAGAAGACTTGGTTGCTAAGAAAGCTGATTTGGAAGCTAAAGGTTACGCATTCGCCGACTACGAAGGTATGATGCCTCAAATGAAAAAGAATTCATTGGTTATTGATGACGTGAACCACTGGGAAACTGAAAAACTAATCGAATTCTATCAGCCAGACGTTTTCTGTGCCGGTATTAAAGAAAAATATGTGGTACAAAAATTCGGCGTCCCTCTGAAACAGTTGCATAACTACGATGCTGGCGGCCCTTACACTTGTTTTGACGGTGCTGTTAACTTCTACAAAGAAATGCAACGTATGCTGGATACAAAAATTTGGAAACTGGTTGATACTCCATGGAAAAATGAACCGGAGATCGTTGGAAGTATGACCATTGAAGCTTAATAAGGAGGATATATCATGTTACTACGACATACGACAGACAAAGTAAAAATGCGCAACGCGCTAACGATCAACCCGGCAAAAACTTGCCAACCGGTTGGTGCTATGTACGCAGCTCTTGGTGTTCACGGTTGTTTACCTCACAGCCACGGTTCTCAAGGATGTTGTTCTTACCACAGAAGTGCGTTGACTCGCCACTACAAAGAACCAGTAATGGCTTCAACTTCTTCATTCACTGAAGGTGCTTCTGTATTCGGTGGTCAAGCTAACTTGCTGACAGCTATCGATAACATTTTCCAAATCTACGATCCAGAAATCGTAGCCGTTCACTCAACTTGTTTGTCAGAAACAATTGGTGACGACCTTGGTCAAATCGTTGCAAAAGCAACAGATGACGGTAAAGTACCTGTAGGAAAACACATCGTTCAGGCTGCGACTCCAAGTTACGTTGGATCACACGTTACAGGCTATGCCAACATGTTGGAAGCTTTCTGTAAGTACTTCCCTGAAAAAACTGACGAAAAGAAAAGACAAGTAAACATGTTGTCTGGATGGGTTGAACCATCAGATATGCGCGAGCTGAAAAGATTGGCAGGCATGATGAAAATCAAATCAGTTTTATTGCCTGACACTTCAGACGTTTTGGATACTCCAATGACTGGTTCATACACCATGTATCCTAAAGGTGGTACTACTATCGCCGAAATGGTAAGCATGGGCGACAGTATGAAAACAATCGCCATGGGTGAATGGGGAAGCAAAAAAGCAGCTGTTGCTTTGGACAACAAATGCAAAGTTCCATTCGAAGTGGTTGACATACCAGTAGGTCTTCGTGCAACAGACCGCTTCATTCAAGCGATGGCTACTGCCGGAAAAGTATCTGTTCCTGAAGAAATCACAGCAGAACGTGGTCGTTTGGTTGACGTTATCACAGACATGCACCAATACCTTTACGGAAAACGTGTAGCTATTTTCGGTGATCCTGATAACATCCTGCCATTGGTTGAATTCCTGGTTGACATCGACATGAAGCCTGTATACATCGTATCTGGTACTCCAGGTAAAGCTTTCACGAAAAAAGCAGAAGCTATTCTTTCTGAAAGAGTTCCTGAAGCTAAATTCCTGAACGGACCTCAAGCTGATATGTTCCTGATGCACCAATGGATTAAAGAACAAGGCGTTGACCTGATCATTGGTAACACATACGGAAAATACATCGCTCGCGACGAAGATACTCCTTTCGTTCGCATGGGATTCCCAATCCTTGACCGTGTAGGTCACAGCTACTTCCCAACAGTTGGTTATATGGGTGGTATCCGCATCCTGGAGTTAATCCTGAGTGCAATCATGGATAAAATCGATAGAACCTGTCCGGAAGAAAAAGTGGAATTGCAGATGTAATTTCGAAAAATATATCCTTCTCTTCAGCCAATCGAAGGATTCAGGGAGACATCCCTTCAGAATATGTTCTTCATAATGTCAAAATGTGAGGGGAGGCAACCCGCAGCCTCCCTTTCATTTAATTAAAACAAAAGATTATGGATGCATTTATTAATGATAGAAAAAATCAGATCCTTACAAAAGGAAAAGATGATGCAACAATAGCTTGCGGGAAAGCCAGTGTGGCCGGTTCGGTCAGTCAACGGGCTTGCGTGTTTTGCGGATCGCGCGTGGTACTTTACCCCATCGCAGATGCGCTTCACCTTATTCACGGTCCGGTTGGATGTGCAGCCTATACCTGGGATATTCGTGGAGCCTTGTCATCAGGACCGCAAATCCACAGATTAAGTTTTACAACTGATTTAAAAGAAAAAGAAGTGGTATTCGGCGGTGAAGAACGCCTGTACAAAGCTTTGATCAGTTTGATTGAAACCTACAAGCCGAAAGGCGCTTTTGTTTATGCTACCTGTATTGTTGGGGTGATTGGCGATGATGTTGAGGCAGTGTGTCGGCGGGTGACGCGCGAAACCGGCATCGATGTAATCCCGGTAATGTCAGAAGGATTTAATGGAACAAAGAAAGACGGGTATAAAATTGCCTGTGGTGCTTTAGCCAAGTTAATCGGTACCGATACAACTTACGAAGCACCGGAATATAGTATCAACATTCTCGGAGATTTCAACTTGGCTGGCGAACTCTGGATGTTGGCTGAATACTATAAAAAAATGGGTGTAAACCTGGTTGGTGCCATGACTGGTGATGGTCGTATCGACGATATCCGCAAGGCACACAAAGCACACCTGAACATCGTTCAATGCTCGGGCTCAATGATTGGCTTGGCAAAAGAGATGAAAGAAAAATACGGTATTCCGTTCATGAAAGTATCCTATTTCGGTATTGAAGATATGAGTGATGCGCTTTACGAAGTGGCTAAATTCTTCAAATCGGATGAAATGATGGAGAAAGCACGGACGCTGGTAAAAGAAGAACTTAGTGTATTGCTGCCTGCATTGGCACAATATCGTCAGAAGCTGGAAGGCAAGAAAGCAGCGATTTATGTAGGAGGGGCCTTTAAAGCAATTTCATTGGTGAAAGCACTTCGTTTGATCGGAATGAAAACTGTTGTGGTTGGCTCCCAAACAGGAAACGTTGATGATTACAATCTACTGAAAGAAATGTGTGACGATGGAACCATCATTGTGGATGACTCCAATCCGAACGAACTCTCTGAATTTGTGAAACAAACCGGAGCAGACCTGTTCATCGGTGGTGTGAAAGAAAGACCAATCGCTTACAAATTGGGAT harbors:
- the nifD gene encoding nitrogenase molybdenum-iron protein alpha chain, with amino-acid sequence MVKKKDYTNGLPDPTPLIEDILAKYPRKVAKKRDKAMVINDPEKDQEIQANVRTIPGIITQRGCTYAGCKGVVLGPTRDIVNIVHGPIGCSFYAWLTRRNQTAPAEGEGNFIPYAFSTDMQDENIVFGGEVKLKEAIREAFELFHPRAIGVFSTCPVGLIGDDVHAVSREMKAELGINIFGFSCEGYRGVSQSAGHHIANNQVFSHLVGKNDKERIGKFQVNLLGEYNIGGDAFEIERLFEEAGITLISTFSGNSTTESMEYAHTADLNMVMCHRSINYIAEMMEEKYGIPWIKVNFVGATSAAKSLKKIAEYFDDAELTAKVDAIVEREMAKVEAVRLAVKPKVEGKLAMMFVGGSRAHHYQDLFEELGIRVVSAGYEFAHRDDYEGRKVIPNIKIDADTRNIEELTVTKTENPALWREDLVAKKADLEAKGYAFADYEGMMPQMKKNSLVIDDVNHWETEKLIEFYQPDVFCAGIKEKYVVQKFGVPLKQLHNYDAGGPYTCFDGAVNFYKEMQRMLDTKIWKLVDTPWKNEPEIVGSMTIEA
- the nifK gene encoding nitrogenase molybdenum-iron protein subunit beta, which translates into the protein MLLRHTTDKVKMRNALTINPAKTCQPVGAMYAALGVHGCLPHSHGSQGCCSYHRSALTRHYKEPVMASTSSFTEGASVFGGQANLLTAIDNIFQIYDPEIVAVHSTCLSETIGDDLGQIVAKATDDGKVPVGKHIVQAATPSYVGSHVTGYANMLEAFCKYFPEKTDEKKRQVNMLSGWVEPSDMRELKRLAGMMKIKSVLLPDTSDVLDTPMTGSYTMYPKGGTTIAEMVSMGDSMKTIAMGEWGSKKAAVALDNKCKVPFEVVDIPVGLRATDRFIQAMATAGKVSVPEEITAERGRLVDVITDMHQYLYGKRVAIFGDPDNILPLVEFLVDIDMKPVYIVSGTPGKAFTKKAEAILSERVPEAKFLNGPQADMFLMHQWIKEQGVDLIIGNTYGKYIARDEDTPFVRMGFPILDRVGHSYFPTVGYMGGIRILELILSAIMDKIDRTCPEEKVELQM
- the nifE gene encoding nitrogenase iron-molybdenum cofactor biosynthesis protein NifE: MDAFINDRKNQILTKGKDDATIACGKASVAGSVSQRACVFCGSRVVLYPIADALHLIHGPVGCAAYTWDIRGALSSGPQIHRLSFTTDLKEKEVVFGGEERLYKALISLIETYKPKGAFVYATCIVGVIGDDVEAVCRRVTRETGIDVIPVMSEGFNGTKKDGYKIACGALAKLIGTDTTYEAPEYSINILGDFNLAGELWMLAEYYKKMGVNLVGAMTGDGRIDDIRKAHKAHLNIVQCSGSMIGLAKEMKEKYGIPFMKVSYFGIEDMSDALYEVAKFFKSDEMMEKARTLVKEELSVLLPALAQYRQKLEGKKAAIYVGGAFKAISLVKALRLIGMKTVVVGSQTGNVDDYNLLKEMCDDGTIIVDDSNPNELSEFVKQTGADLFIGGVKERPIAYKLGLGFCDHNHERKEALAGYEGMLNFAKEVYASVCSPVWQFMK